The sequence below is a genomic window from Streptomyces sp. NBC_00289.
CTCCGCCTCGCGGCTGCTGCGCCACCCGGTGTCCGTGGCCGGTGCGGAACTGCGGCTGGGAGCCTTCGTCAGGGCCCGGCCCCGGCGGCTGCTGCTGCACCGGGAGGCGTCCCCGCTCAGCCGGGGCTGGTGGGAACGCCGGCTGCTGACGAGCGCGGAGTTCGCCGTGTACGACTTCGACGACGCCCTGCAGTGGGACCGGGGCGAGGGCGGACTCGCCCGCAGACTGGCCCCCAAGGCAGGCAAGGCCGAGCTGGCCGTACGCCACGCCGACCGGGTGATCGCGGGCAACGCCGTACTGGCGGACTGGGCCTCCCGCTTCCAGCGGGACGTGGTGATCATCCCGAGCTGTGTGTCCCTGGAGGACTACACGCGCAAACCCGCCTACGTACTGCGCGACCCGCCACGGCTCGGCTGGATCGGCTCGCGCCACAACGAGGCGTCCCTGCTGCTCATCGCCGACGCGCTCACCGAGGTCCACCGCAGGACCGGTGCGCGGCTGACGCTCGTCGGCACGACCACACGATCCCTCGGCGCCCTGGAGTCCTTCATCGACCGGATCGCCTGGAGTCCGGCGAGCCAGCGGACGGCGCTGGCCGACATGGACATCGGTCTCATGCCGCTTCCGGCGACCACCTACAACCTCGGCAAGTGCGGTTACAAACTGCTCCAGTACGCCGCCGCCGGCCTGCCCGCCGTGGCCAGCCCACTGGGCGTCAACGCGGACCTGCTGCGCCAGTTCGAGCTGCCGGCGCCACACACCCAGGACGACTGGACCGCGGCGCTCCTCGAACTGATCGACTCCCCCCAGGACGCCCGGGAGCGGCTGGGCCGGACCGCACGGGGAGTCACCGCGCGGCGGTACTCCTACAACGCGTGGCTGCCCCGCTGGGCCGCCGCGCTCGAACTCGGACCGGTGACGTGATGAGGCCGGGCGAGCGGTCCGCGCCGGCCGCCGACATCGTGATCGTCAACTGGAACACGGGCCGTCATCTCGCGGACTGCCTGCGCTCGATCGTCCGGACCGACCGGTCGCTCCTGCGGGTGGCCCGGGTCGTCGTCGTCGACAACGCCTCCACCGACCGTTCCCACGAGCACCTGACCACGCCCGGCATCCCGCTCACCGTCGTCCGCAACAGCCGTAACCACGGCTTCGCCGTCGCCTGCAACCAGGGCGCCGCTCTGGGCGACAGCGACTTCCTGCTCTTCCTCAACCCGGACACGGAGCTGTATCCCGACACCCTGCGTGCCGTGGGCGACTTCCTCCGGTCCCCGGCCGCCCGGGGCCCCGGCATCTGCGGCGGCCGGATGGTCGACGCGCGGGGACGGCCCGCGGTCTCCTGTTCGCGCGCCCCCACCCTGCGCACCTTCCTCGGCAAGGCGACCGGCCTCGACCGGCTGGCTCCCGCGCTCTTCCCGCCGCACCACCTGCGGCCCGCGGAGACCACCGCCTCGCGACCGGTCGACCAGGTCATCGGCGCCTTCTTCCTGCTGCGCCGCCCACTCTTCGACCGGCTCGGCGGCTTCGACGAGCGCTACTTCCTCTACTTCGAGGAAGCCGACCTCGCCCGTCGTGCCCGTCAACTCGGCCGCGGCAGCTACTACGTCCACGAAGCCCGGGTCCACCACATCGGTCAGGTCAGCTCCGCCCAACTCGGTGGCCGGCGACTGCGCCACTCGCTGTGCAGCCGTACCCGGTACGCCTTCCGGCACTGGCCCCGATCACACGCCTGGCTGCTGGTGGCCCTCACGCTGACGGTCGAACTCGCCGCCAGGCTCGCGCGGTCCGCGCTGCACGCGAGCCCGTCCGAATGCCGAGCGACACTCGCCGGCTACGGCGGATACCTGCGGTGGCTCTGCACCACCACCGGACGCCTGCTCGAACGCGGTCTCCTCCAGGCGACGGCACCCGCCCCGGGCCCGACCGCGCCCACACCACCACCCCTGACGACGGAACCGGCTGAGGACGTTCTCCATGCACACCGCTGACCGAGCTTCCCCGAAGACACTGCCGGCCATGAGCGCCGTGCGGCTCTCACCGGCGCGCCGCACTCTGGACGTCGCCGTGTCCCTCACTCTGCTGCTGGTGTTCGCCCCGCTCCTCCTGCTGGTGGCCCTGCTGGTCGCGGGCACGAGCGGGCCACCGGTGCTGTTCCGCCAGCCGCGGATCGGCGCGGGCGGCGGCACGTTCACGCTGCTCAAGTTCCGCAGCATGCGGACGGGTTGCACGGGCCCCGGGGTGACCTGCGGCGTGGACCCGAGGGTGACCCGCACCGGGCGCGTCCTGCGCCGGCTCAGCCTGGACGAACTCCCGCAACTGTGGAACGTGCTGCGCGGCGACATGACCCTGGTCGGCCCCCGCCCCGAGATACCGCGCCTCGCCCGCCGCTATCCACCGCAGCACCGCTGGGTGTTCCGGCACCGCCCCGGACTGACCGGACCCTGCGCGCTGCGGTCGCGCGGCTACGCCGCCCGGCTGGACGGCCGGCCCGATCCCGAGGAGTACTACCTGTCGGTCCTCGTTCCCCAACGCACCGCGCTGGACGCCGAGTTCCTGAAGCGTGCCACCGCGTGGCACGTCGTGGGGTTCACCGCCCGGACCGCCGTGTACGTGCTGTCCGCGGTGTGGGACCGGGAAGGAGGGTCGTGATGCGTGCCGTCGTGACCGGCGTCGCCGGATTCATCGGCTCGCACCTGTGCGAGCACCTGCTGTCCCGCGGCGACGAGGTCGTCGGCATCGACGCGCTGACCGATTTCTACGCACCCGCGCGCAAGCGGCGCAACCTCGCCCGCCTGCTGGACCGGGACCGGTTCACCTTCCGCCGCGGTGACCTGCTCGACCTGCCCCTCCAGTCGCTGTTCGCCGACGCCGACGCCGTCTACCACCTCGCCGGCCAGCCCGGCGTGCGCGACTCCTGGGGCGCGGAGTTCGCCGTCTACCTCGAACGCAACGTCCTGGTCACCCAGCACGTACTGGAGGCGGCCCGGGATTCGGGACTGCCCCGGCTGGTCTTCGCCTCCAGCTCGTCGGTGTACGGCGACGCGGAGTCGTATCCCACCCCGGAGTCGGTGCGCCCCCGACCCGTCTCCCCGTACGGCGTCACCAAGCTCGCCGCGGAGCAGCTGTGCGAGACCTACCGGACCGTCTTCGGCGTTCCGGCGGCCTCCTTGCGGCTGTTCAGCGTCTACGGCCCCCGGCAGCGCCCCGACATGGCGTTCGCACGGCTCGTCGACGCCGCCTGCACCCGCCGCTCCTTCCCGCTGTACGGCGACGGCGGCCAGAGCCGCGACTTCACCTACGTCGGCGACGTGGTGACCGCGATGCGTTCGGCCGCCCTCTCCTCGTGGACCGGCGTCGCCAACCTCGGCGGCGGCAGTGAGGTGACAATGAATCAGGCCATTGCCCTGCTGGATGAGTTGGCGACCCCGGTGGACGTCGTATCGGGTCCGGACCTCCCGGGCGACGCCCGCCGTACCGCGGCCGACATCACCCTGGCCCGCGACGCCTTCGGCTACCGGCCGGACACCGACATCCGCACGGGGCTCGCCGCGATGGTGCGGGCCGAACGGGTCCTGCAGCGGTCCGGGCCGGACGACTCCGCCGCCGTTGACGGACACCGCCCCCTGCACCGGAGCAAGGCCTGACGAGCGGTCCGATGCAGCATCGGCCGGGACACCGGGAGCGCGGCGGGCCGCGCTCACTCCCGCCGCTGCGCTCCCCGGTAGTAGTCGACGATCTCCGCCGCCGTCATCTCCCGTTCCCTCCTGCGCCCCAGGAAGAACACCGCCGACGCGTCGTCCTGGGCGAAGTCCGGAGGGACGAGGTGGTCGAGGCCGCGCAGCCAGAACAGGAGGCCGCGGGTCGCGCGGCCCGCGGAGGCGGAGCGGGTGAGGCCCCGGACCACGTGGTCGAGGCTCCACAGGAGCTGGGTGCCGGGGCCGGCCACCGGGCCGGCGGCGAGTTCCTCGAAACGGCGGAAGAGGTAGCGGTGGCCGCTCGCCGTGAAGCGGGTGAAGTCGTGGGCGCCGGCGTGCACTTGCTGCAGGAAGGGGGTCTCCGCGTAGACGAGCCCGCCGTCCGTGAGGACCCGGTGGATCTCCGCGACGACCAGGGACGGGTCCAGGACATGCTCCAGGACGGCCTGCACCAGCACCGCGTCGACGCTTCCCGCGGACAGCGGAATGCGGTGGGCGTCGGCGACGAACTGGGTCACGGGACTGCCGACGATGTCGAACCCGATCACCTGGACGCGAGGGTCCCGGTAGACGGCCTCCACTCCGTTGCCGACCGTGGCGCCACCGACGACGAGCAGTCTCGGCGCGGGGTGGGGCAGGGCCCGCAGCATCAGGTCGACGTTGTGTGCCGCGATCCGGTTGGGCGGCTTGAGGACGCGTCGCAGCGGGGCGGGGAGGCCCTCGGCGCCGGCACCGGCGGCCGGCGCCACGGGTGCCCTGTCCGCGGCCACGACACTGCGCTCGAAGTCGACGAGCACGGGCCACCGGCCGACCGTGGGAAAGACGGCCGCGGCCGTCCCGTACGGACAGGAGGACGCGGTGCAGCCGAGCCCGCCGGGCCGGTCCGCCAGGTCGGACCGGCAGCGCGGGCACACCAGCAGCTTCCTGATGGCACTCAGCTCGGCAAGCGGCATGCGCGTTCCTCCGAGGTATTCCCCTCGACCATTTTCCTACGATTTGACCGATACCGCCTGAAGAGTGAAGATGTACGTATACGACGTAAACATACGGCGATCAAACGGAACCGGGACGGCGGTGGTCCACCATGCGGAACGGGACGCTCGTCCCCGGCTCCGGACGGTCCGACACCCCGGCCTTCACCTGGCCCGCGGCACCCCCGCGGGTGGTGCCGACCGCCTCGCTGCCGTCGCCCCCCGCGCCGGCCCGCATCAAGGTCCTGCACGTGATCACCAGGTTCCAGGCGGGAGCCGGTGGCAACACGCTGCTGTCGGCCGTCGGCCTGGACCCCGAGCGGTACGAGGTCTGGATCGCCGGAGTTCCCGGCGGCGGCCTCTGGGAGCGGGCTCGCGCGGCCGGAGTGCACACGGTCGAGCTATGCGGTTTCCGGCACACCCTCACGCCCGCCGACCTGCTCGTGCTGGCACGGCTGGTGCGCCTGATGCGGCGGGAGCGGTTCACCGTCGTGCACACCCACTCGGCCAAGGGTGGTTTCCTCGGCCGACTCGCCGCCCGGCTGTGCCGCACCCCCGTCGTGGTGCACACCTTCCACGGCCTCAGCTTCCATCCGTACCAGTCACGCTCCCGGCGCACGGTGTACCGCTGCCTGGAACGCGCGACCCGCCGCTTCACCCACGGGTTCCTGGCCGTCGCCCCCCGCGTGGCCCGGCAGGCCGTCGAGGAACACCTGGCCCTGCCCGGCCTGGTGCGGGTGATCCCCTCCGCCGTCGACCTGGGCCACATACCCCAGAGGTTCGATCCCCTCGCCCGGCGGGTGCTCGGCCCACCCCGCTCCACCGCCCTGATCGGCACCGTCGGCCGGATCGACACGCAGAAGGCTCCGCTGGACTTCGTCCGCATGGCGGCCGCGATCCGTGCCGAACGCCCCGACACCGCGTTCACCATGATCGGCGACGGTCCACTGGAGGACGAGGTCCGGCGACTCGCCGCGCACCTCGACATCGAGCTGACCCTCACCGGCGACCGGCCGGACGCCTCCTGGCTGGTGGCCGGCCTGGACGTGTTCGTGATGCCGTCCCTGTACGAAGGTCTGGGGAGGGCCCTCACCGAGGCGCTGGCCACCGCGCGTCCGGTGGTCGCCACGGCCGTGAACGGCGTGCCGGACCTGGTGGAGCACGGCGCCACGGGACTGCTGGTGGCACCGGCCGATCCGGAAGGCGCGGCACGGGCGGTCTGCTGGCTGCTCGACCATCCCCGGGAGGCGGCCGAGATGGGCCGACAGGGCCGGCAGCGCGTACGGGCCGGCTTCGCACCGCAGGCCATGTGCGCGGCCGTCGACGCCTGTTACCGAGGCCTGCTGGGCCTCCCGCCACAGAGCCGGACCCCGGGAGCGTCCCCGGGCCCCTGAACCGGAGCGCGCCGCCGGAGCAGAGCCCCGCCGGCACCTCGACCACGGAGATCGCCATGCGCCTCACAGTCATTGGCACCGGATACGTCGGAGCCGTTCACGCCGCCTGCATGGCGGACATCGGCCACGATGTCCTGGGCGTCGACATCGACACCGACCGGATCACCGCCCTCGCCGCGGGCCGGCCGCCCTTCTTCGAGCCCGGCCTGTCCGGCATGCTCAAGGCGGCGGTGGACGCGGGACGGCTGCGCTTCACGACCTCCCTGGCCGAGGCCGCGTGGTTCGCCGACACCCACTTCGTCTGCGTCGGCACCCCGCAGCGGCCCGGCTCGGGCGCCGCCGACCTGAGGCATGTGGAGGCGGCGGTGGACGGCCTCGCGCCGCATCTGCCGCGCAGCGGGTACGAGAGGGTGCTGGTGGTCGGCAAGTCCACGGTGCCCGTCGGTACGGCCAGCCGGCTCTCCACGCGACTGCGGACGAGCGCACCGGACGCGGAGGTGGCCTGGAACCCGGAGTTCCTGCGCGAGGGCTGCGCGGTCCGGGACACCCTGAGTCCGGAACGGATCGTGGTGGGTGCCGGATCGGCGCGGGCCGAGGCCCGGATGCGGGAGCTCTACGCTCCCCTGCTCGCGACCGGAACCCGGTTCATCGCCACGGACCCGGCCACCGCCGAACTGGTCAAGGTGGCCTCCAACTCCTTCCTCGCCACCAAGATCTCGTTCGTCAACGCCATGGCCGAGATCTGCGATGTCACGGGGGCCGACGTCCTCGCCCTGGCCGAGGCCATGGGTGCCGACTCCCGCATCGGCCCCCGCTTCCTGTCCCCCGGCCTCGGCTTCGGCGGCAGCTGCCTGCCCAAGGACATCCGGGCCTTCGCCGCCCGTGCCGAGGAACTCGGCCAGGGCGAGTCCGTGGCCTTCCTCCGGCAGGTCGACGAGATCAACACACGCCAGCGCACCCGCACCGTCGACCTCGCGCGCCAACTCGCCGGCGGGAGCTTCGCGGAGCGCAGCGTCGCCGTCCTCGGGGCCGCCTTCAAGCCGTGCAGCGACGACGTACGGGACTCGCCGGCGCTGGCGGTCGCGGACACGATCCGACGGCAGGGAGCCCAGGTCCGCGTCCACGACCCCGAGGCGGTCGACAACGCCCGGGCGGCCTTTCCCGCGCTCCAGTTCGCTCTGGAGGTGTCGAAGGCCTGCGAGCGCGCCGACGTCGTCCTGCACCTCACCGAATGGCCCCAGTACCGTGACCTCGACCCCGCCGCGCTCGCCACGGTGGTCCGGTCGCCGGCCATCGTCGACGCGCGCAACACCCTCGATCCGGTCGCCTGGCGGTCGGCGGGCTGGACACTCCGTGCCCCCGGCCGCCCGCGGCTCGGCTGAACGGCGGGAGGAATCATGCGTGTCGTGGTGTCCGGCGGAAGCGGCTTCCTCGGATCGCACCTGTGCGAAGCGCTGTTGCGCCGGGGCGACAGTGTCCGCTGCCTGGACGACTTCTCCTCGGGCCGTGTCTCGAACATCGCCCACCTCCTCCACGAGCCCGGCTTCGAATCCACCACGTGCGACGTCACCGAACGCTTCCGGGTCATCGGGGACGTCGACGCCGTCGTCCATCTCGCCAGCCCCGCCTCACCCTTCGACTACGCGCGCCGCCCCCTGGAGACGCTGGCCGCCGGCAGCCGGGGCACGGAGAACCTGCTGAGACTGGCGGCCGGCCACCGCGCGCGCTTCGTCCTGGCGTCCACCAGCGAGGTCTACGGCGACCCCAGGGAACATCCGCAGGACGAGGACTACTGGGGGCACGTCAACCCGATCGGACCCCGCAGCGTCTACGACGAGTCCAAGCGCTTCGCCGAGGCCCTCACCATGGCCTACCGCCGCAGCAGGGACGTCAACACCGGCATCGCGAGGATCTTCAACACCTACGGGCCGAGGATGCGCGCGCACGACGGCCGGGTGGTCTCCACCTTCGTCCGGCAGGCCCTGGACGGAGAGCCGCTGACCGTCTTCGGAGACGGCAGCCAGACCCGCAGCCTCTGTTACGTCGACGACCTGATCCGCGGTCTGCTCGCCATGATCGACAGACGTCTGCCGGGCCCCTTCAACCTCGGCAACTCCCTGGAACGCACCGTGCGGGAACTCGCCGAGCTCGTCCTGCGCCTCACCGGCTCGGACAGCGAACTGCGCTTCCTGCCCCTGCCCGTCGACGATCCGGCCCGCCGGCGCCCCGCCATCACCCGGGCCCGCGAAGAACTCGGCTGGCACCCGAGGGTGCCGCTGGAGGAAGGTCTGCGCCGCACCGTCACCTGGTTCTCGACGCAGCCGGTCACCTCCGGACGACCACCGGAGCGTCCCGCGGTGGGGTGACCGGCGACCCCGCGCTCTCCCGCGGCCGACGACCGCGGCAGAGGGCGGATTTCGGGGGACCCGTACACCCCGCACGACAGAGGCACCGATCATGAGTACTCCGGTAATCGACAACGCCATCGAGGACTACGCCCTCCTCAGCGACCTGGAAACCGCCGCCATGGTCGGCCGGGATGGCTCCGTCGACTGGCTGTGCCTTCCCCGCTTCGACTCACCCGCCTGTCTGGCCGCGCTGCTCGGCACCCGGGAGAACGGGTTCTGGCAGGTGGCCCCCCTCGCCCGCGGTCCCTGCACGCACCGGGCCTACCGGCCCGACACCCTCATCCTGGACTCCGTGTGGGAGACCGCGACAGGGACGGTCCGGGTCACCGACTTCATGCCGCCGCGCACCCAACTCCCCTGCCTGGTACGGGTGATCGAGTGCCTGTCGGGTTCCGTGCCGATGCGCAGCGAACTGCGCCTGCGCTTCCACCAGGGCCGGGTCGTGCCATGGATCCGGGTCGCCGACCAGTTCACGGTCGCGGTCGCCGGGCCGGACGCCGTGTGGCTGAGCGCCGACGGCACCGTGGGGTCACCGGGCGAGGAGGACTCCACGGTCGACTTCACCGTCTCGGCCGGCCACCGGCTCGCCCTGACGCTGGTGTGGGCGCCCTCGCACCGGCCGGTCCCGCCCGCCGCCCTGAGCGTTCCGGCGGAGACGGTCCTGAAGGAGACCGGCGACTACTGGCGGCGCTGGACCGGCCGGTGCCCCTACCGGGGCCCATGGCGGGACGCCGTGGTGCGGTCCCTCATCACCCTCAAGGCCCTCACCTACGCGCCCACGGGCGGCATGGTCGCCGCACCGACCACCTCGCTGCCGGGGTGCGTCGGCGGCGAACGGAACTGGGACTACCGCTACTGCTGGCTGCGCGACTCCACCCGCGCCCTGTCCTGCCTGCTGCGCAGCGGCTACCGCGAGGAGGCGACGGCGTGGCTGGACTGGCTGGTGCGGGCCATCGCGGGCGACCCTGCCGACCTGCAGACCGTGTACGGGGTCGGCGGACAGCGATTGCTGGCCGAGTCCGAGGCGCCCTGGCTGCCCGGCTACCGGGACTCGCGTCCGGTCCGCTTCGGCAACTCCGC
It includes:
- a CDS encoding NAD-dependent epimerase/dehydratase family protein; translated protein: MRAVVTGVAGFIGSHLCEHLLSRGDEVVGIDALTDFYAPARKRRNLARLLDRDRFTFRRGDLLDLPLQSLFADADAVYHLAGQPGVRDSWGAEFAVYLERNVLVTQHVLEAARDSGLPRLVFASSSSVYGDAESYPTPESVRPRPVSPYGVTKLAAEQLCETYRTVFGVPAASLRLFSVYGPRQRPDMAFARLVDAACTRRSFPLYGDGGQSRDFTYVGDVVTAMRSAALSSWTGVANLGGGSEVTMNQAIALLDELATPVDVVSGPDLPGDARRTAADITLARDAFGYRPDTDIRTGLAAMVRAERVLQRSGPDDSAAVDGHRPLHRSKA
- a CDS encoding UDP-glucose/GDP-mannose dehydrogenase family protein: MRLTVIGTGYVGAVHAACMADIGHDVLGVDIDTDRITALAAGRPPFFEPGLSGMLKAAVDAGRLRFTTSLAEAAWFADTHFVCVGTPQRPGSGAADLRHVEAAVDGLAPHLPRSGYERVLVVGKSTVPVGTASRLSTRLRTSAPDAEVAWNPEFLREGCAVRDTLSPERIVVGAGSARAEARMRELYAPLLATGTRFIATDPATAELVKVASNSFLATKISFVNAMAEICDVTGADVLALAEAMGADSRIGPRFLSPGLGFGGSCLPKDIRAFAARAEELGQGESVAFLRQVDEINTRQRTRTVDLARQLAGGSFAERSVAVLGAAFKPCSDDVRDSPALAVADTIRRQGAQVRVHDPEAVDNARAAFPALQFALEVSKACERADVVLHLTEWPQYRDLDPAALATVVRSPAIVDARNTLDPVAWRSAGWTLRAPGRPRLG
- a CDS encoding sugar transferase produces the protein MSAVRLSPARRTLDVAVSLTLLLVFAPLLLLVALLVAGTSGPPVLFRQPRIGAGGGTFTLLKFRSMRTGCTGPGVTCGVDPRVTRTGRVLRRLSLDELPQLWNVLRGDMTLVGPRPEIPRLARRYPPQHRWVFRHRPGLTGPCALRSRGYAARLDGRPDPEEYYLSVLVPQRTALDAEFLKRATAWHVVGFTARTAVYVLSAVWDREGGS
- a CDS encoding UDP-glucuronic acid decarboxylase family protein, whose product is MRVVVSGGSGFLGSHLCEALLRRGDSVRCLDDFSSGRVSNIAHLLHEPGFESTTCDVTERFRVIGDVDAVVHLASPASPFDYARRPLETLAAGSRGTENLLRLAAGHRARFVLASTSEVYGDPREHPQDEDYWGHVNPIGPRSVYDESKRFAEALTMAYRRSRDVNTGIARIFNTYGPRMRAHDGRVVSTFVRQALDGEPLTVFGDGSQTRSLCYVDDLIRGLLAMIDRRLPGPFNLGNSLERTVRELAELVLRLTGSDSELRFLPLPVDDPARRRPAITRAREELGWHPRVPLEEGLRRTVTWFSTQPVTSGRPPERPAVG
- a CDS encoding glycosyltransferase — translated: MKRHLDRCAITPYGREAGSSRVRVFEWLDRVGTNFTVGSYLSLPDASASRLLRHPVSVAGAELRLGAFVRARPRRLLLHREASPLSRGWWERRLLTSAEFAVYDFDDALQWDRGEGGLARRLAPKAGKAELAVRHADRVIAGNAVLADWASRFQRDVVIIPSCVSLEDYTRKPAYVLRDPPRLGWIGSRHNEASLLLIADALTEVHRRTGARLTLVGTTTRSLGALESFIDRIAWSPASQRTALADMDIGLMPLPATTYNLGKCGYKLLQYAAAGLPAVASPLGVNADLLRQFELPAPHTQDDWTAALLELIDSPQDARERLGRTARGVTARRYSYNAWLPRWAAALELGPVT
- a CDS encoding glycoside hydrolase family 15 protein — protein: MSTPVIDNAIEDYALLSDLETAAMVGRDGSVDWLCLPRFDSPACLAALLGTRENGFWQVAPLARGPCTHRAYRPDTLILDSVWETATGTVRVTDFMPPRTQLPCLVRVIECLSGSVPMRSELRLRFHQGRVVPWIRVADQFTVAVAGPDAVWLSADGTVGSPGEEDSTVDFTVSAGHRLALTLVWAPSHRPVPPAALSVPAETVLKETGDYWRRWTGRCPYRGPWRDAVVRSLITLKALTYAPTGGMVAAPTTSLPGCVGGERNWDYRYCWLRDSTRALSCLLRSGYREEATAWLDWLVRAIAGDPADLQTVYGVGGQRLLAESEAPWLPGYRDSRPVRFGNSAVGQFQLDVYGEVLDALYGAAQAGIPLPSHVWSLVEALMGFLHRHWREPDQGPWQVRGPRRQFVHSKVMAWVAADRALRMGELLGRNGSSARWRAMRDQVHLQVCSQGWDAEQGTFTQSYGSAELDASALLIPRLGFLPAGDPRVRGTVRAMRGLDDGGFVRRYAQGGRGVHDVDGMRGREGTFVACSLWYAHALAMTGHAEEGREAFERVLGTRNDVGLLSEQWDPRTGRQLGNAPQAFSHVALVETAFALAAEPSPSPRSPAASDQR
- a CDS encoding glycosyltransferase family 2 protein — translated: MRPGERSAPAADIVIVNWNTGRHLADCLRSIVRTDRSLLRVARVVVVDNASTDRSHEHLTTPGIPLTVVRNSRNHGFAVACNQGAALGDSDFLLFLNPDTELYPDTLRAVGDFLRSPAARGPGICGGRMVDARGRPAVSCSRAPTLRTFLGKATGLDRLAPALFPPHHLRPAETTASRPVDQVIGAFFLLRRPLFDRLGGFDERYFLYFEEADLARRARQLGRGSYYVHEARVHHIGQVSSAQLGGRRLRHSLCSRTRYAFRHWPRSHAWLLVALTLTVELAARLARSALHASPSECRATLAGYGGYLRWLCTTTGRLLERGLLQATAPAPGPTAPTPPPLTTEPAEDVLHAHR
- a CDS encoding glycosyltransferase; this translates as MRNGTLVPGSGRSDTPAFTWPAAPPRVVPTASLPSPPAPARIKVLHVITRFQAGAGGNTLLSAVGLDPERYEVWIAGVPGGGLWERARAAGVHTVELCGFRHTLTPADLLVLARLVRLMRRERFTVVHTHSAKGGFLGRLAARLCRTPVVVHTFHGLSFHPYQSRSRRTVYRCLERATRRFTHGFLAVAPRVARQAVEEHLALPGLVRVIPSAVDLGHIPQRFDPLARRVLGPPRSTALIGTVGRIDTQKAPLDFVRMAAAIRAERPDTAFTMIGDGPLEDEVRRLAAHLDIELTLTGDRPDASWLVAGLDVFVMPSLYEGLGRALTEALATARPVVATAVNGVPDLVEHGATGLLVAPADPEGAARAVCWLLDHPREAAEMGRQGRQRVRAGFAPQAMCAAVDACYRGLLGLPPQSRTPGASPGP
- a CDS encoding class I SAM-dependent methyltransferase, with product MPLAELSAIRKLLVCPRCRSDLADRPGGLGCTASSCPYGTAAAVFPTVGRWPVLVDFERSVVAADRAPVAPAAGAGAEGLPAPLRRVLKPPNRIAAHNVDLMLRALPHPAPRLLVVGGATVGNGVEAVYRDPRVQVIGFDIVGSPVTQFVADAHRIPLSAGSVDAVLVQAVLEHVLDPSLVVAEIHRVLTDGGLVYAETPFLQQVHAGAHDFTRFTASGHRYLFRRFEELAAGPVAGPGTQLLWSLDHVVRGLTRSASAGRATRGLLFWLRGLDHLVPPDFAQDDASAVFFLGRRREREMTAAEIVDYYRGAQRRE